The Deltaproteobacteria bacterium genome includes a window with the following:
- the aroL gene encoding shikimate kinase AroL has translation MKENVFLVGPRAVGKTTLGRMLAAELGLVFVDTDEEIKAETNLSVVEIVAEDGWEAFRRVESRILARVAEGCGQVVATGGGAILSEGNRELLRRRGVVFYLMAEAATLARRLEASPESGQRPSLTGVNPAQEVARVLAEREPLYMAVADHIMRTEDDPKSLIDDARLKMGL, from the coding sequence TTGAAGGAAAATGTCTTTTTGGTTGGTCCCCGGGCGGTGGGGAAGACGACCCTGGGCCGGATGCTTGCCGCCGAGCTCGGTTTGGTTTTCGTGGACACCGACGAGGAAATCAAGGCCGAGACGAATCTGAGCGTGGTCGAGATCGTCGCCGAAGACGGATGGGAGGCCTTTCGCCGGGTCGAGAGCAGGATTCTGGCCCGGGTGGCCGAGGGCTGCGGCCAGGTCGTGGCCACCGGTGGAGGGGCGATCCTGTCCGAGGGCAATAGAGAGCTTCTGCGCCGTCGAGGGGTGGTCTTTTATCTCATGGCCGAAGCGGCCACCCTGGCCAGGCGTTTGGAAGCGTCGCCTGAGTCTGGACAGAGGCCTTCCCTGACCGGCGTGAATCCGGCGCAGGAGGTGGCCCGGGTCCTGGCTGAGCGCGAACCTTTGTACATGGCCGTTGCCGATCACATCATGCGGACCGAAGACGATCCTAAGTCTCTCATTGACGATGCCAGACTGAAGATGGGACTGTAA